The segment ATTCACCTAAAAAGCAGGGAGAGTAGAGACGTTAAAATGGCTCCCCTCTCCTGGCAGGAGAGGGGTTGGGGGAGAGGTCATTTTTAAGACGAAAGTGATAAGATGGTACGGCAATGCCGTACCCCTACGTAGGGATAATGGATTGGGTAGGGACACAATAGTATCTACCCTGATCTAGCTAAACCAAGGTTCTGGATTGATTTCAGCCGCTAGCATTGATTTTTCTCTATTGAACACTAATAGAATAATCTATGGTGAGAGTGATTCATATCACAGAGTTCTGATTAAACTTTCGAGTTAAATGCACCTATTGAGTTTTAAATCCAAATTTAGCTAGTCCTAATCACCGATTAATACAATCTGTATTCTATTATACCTTTTGGACAAAAGAACATCACACTGAGTATTATGTTCCCGACCAAGTTGATGGCTAGATCGTCTATAGAGTGTGAACGATAAACCTTACTAAGGGTTTCATTAGTAAGACCAATAGGTATAACAACAAATCACAGTGGGTATGCTTTTCATAACTCTGACACTCCATGGAGGAATTTGAACCGAAAAAGCAGAGACGGCTAGGGTAAGACCTCTGAATATCCACGTCATTTAATCATCTCGACATACCATGAATCAGACTCTCTATGCACCGCTCGTTGGGATTAATCAGTATCCTGACCCCAAGTTACGCTTATGTAGCTATAAGCAGGACATTGAAGTCGTAGAACAGTATTTGAAGGCGCGGGTGGCTCAAGATGGATACTAACTTCATCTATACAACCTCTTAAACCAAGAGGCTACCCATCAGCCATTTATTGATGGCTTCCACCAGTATTTGTGTCAAGCCGTGAGCGAGGATTTTCCCCGTTCCAGAGTGGCTATGGCAGTTTGAAGTTGCTCTATGTCAATTCGCTTCCCCTGAATTTTTCTCAATTTTTCCGAATTTACTGAATGGACATTAAGCGAGAGAAGTCCTCAATTTTACTCAACTTCTGGCTGACCTGAAGATACATACTATTAATTGAAGGCTAGTGAGCTTGCCCTTGATCGAGATAGCGTTTAAGGCAACTGGTAATCAAGGGATTATATAAACAGGAGGAATATAAGATGCTCCGCAATCTCTATGCACTACTTGTTGGTATTGATGAATATCCAAAGCCTGGTGATTGTCTGAAAGGTTGTGTGAACGATATTAAAGCTGTCAAGGACTATTTAGAACAACGGTTTGCTAGTGATAACTACCAGCTTTGTATCCAAACGCTCTTAAACAAAGATGCAACTCGTGAGGCTATTATTAAAGGTTTCCAAAAGCATCTATCTCAAGCAAACAGCAACGATGTCGTTCTCTTCTACTACAGTGGACATGGTTCCCAAGAAGAGAATATACCTGAAGAGTTTTTGCGTTTTGAGCCAGATAAAAAAAATGAAACCTTGTATTGTTACGATAGCGGTCTTCCCGGTCATTGGCATCTGGCAGACAAAGAGCTTAACAAATTGATTCGGGAAGTTGCCGTCAAAGATCCTCACATTTGCGTTATCCTCGATTGCTGCCATTCGGGTTCGGGTACGAAAGATCCGTCTCCAGATGTCGTAGAACGTTCTGCTCCTGCCGATCAGCGTTCTCGACCCCGTGAAACCTATCTCGTTGGTGTGGATGAGTTGGCAGAGTTATGTACCTCCCATCGCTCAAAGCGCAGTTCTACAGGCTGGGATTTTATGGGACGACACATTCTCATGGCAGCTTGTGAAGATCGTGACACAGCCAAGGAAGTGGAAATCAACGGCAAGAAACGCGGGATCTTTTCCTACTGCTTGTTAGAGAGCTTGGAGCAACCGGGCAAACTGACGTATCGAGAACTATGGCAGAAAACTACAAACGCGGTTTCCAGAGAGCTGGAAAAGCGGTCAAGAACTCAATTTCCTCAACTCGAAATTACACCTCCGGATCAGGATAATCTCTTGTTTCTGGATGGCGCGATCGCTGAACGGGTATCTTACTTCACGGTTCGCCATGACGAGAAATCAGGCTGGGTAATCGATGGAGGAGGAGTGCATGGTGTTCAACCTCCTGCGGGAGAGGAAACGACTGTACTAGCTCTGTTTGAGTTCGACTGCAATGTGCGAGATTTTCAAGATCCGGATAAGTCTATTGGCGAAGCCAAAGTGACGGAGGTATTGCCTCAAAAAAGTAAGTTGGAAATCAGCAGTGATACTAACCTCTCAACGGAAAGTGTGTATAAGGCGATAGTGATTAGCCTGCCTTTACCAGCACACGGCGTTTACATTGAAGGTGATGCGGCAGGTGTAACATTGGCTTCTGAGGCAATCCAGTTGGCGACGATGGGAAACAGCCCTTCTGTATATATTCGCCAAGTTACAAACCGTGATGATGCCCAGTTGTGGTTGCAGTGTCGTAATCAAGAGTATTGGATTCGATTGAAAGACGATGATCGCTCTTTGGTGGCTCCCATTCAAGGTTTCACGCCAGATAATGCCAAACGTGCGATCGAGCGTCTAGAACACATTGCTCGCTGGATGACAATTCGTGACCTCTCCAGCCCTCCTGCAAGCCGGATTCAACCGGATGATATTGAGATGGAGCTTTTATTTGAGGGTGAGAATGGCTCTCCGAAAGAGAAGGAGATCCGTCGGCAATATCAGTATAAACAGGGGGACTTGAAGCCTCCCAAATGCCAGCTAAAACTCACGAACAAAAGCCAAAAAAGTCTCTATTGTACAGTGCTGGATCTCACCGATCGATTTGCTGTCGCAGCTCCATTTTTTGAAGCAGGTTATGTACGTCTTGAACCCGGACAAACTGCCTTGGTAGGGAATGGAAAGTATATCAAATTCACAGTTGATCGAGTCTTACAGGAGCAAGGAATTACTGAAACTAAGGATGTGTTCAAGCTGATTGTGAGTACAGCGGAATTTGATGCACGATTGAGTACTCAACATGCTCTAGATGTGCCTCGTGTGTTAACTAAATGCTCTTTCAAACAAAGTACACTCAATCGCTTGATGGATCGCGTCCAGTCTCGGACTGCTGGATTTGAGGAGGAAGAAACATACGACGACTGGTATACCACATCAGTCACCATTACCAGTGTGTTGCCTTCTAAATAGTTAGGACAACCCCTGGTACTGAGCGGCTTTAAAGAAAGCAATCTACAATTGAATACAAACCAGTTAATGAATAATAGCTGTTTACTTTAATCAATTTCGAGGAAATAAACCATGAATAAACGCCATGATTTCAAAAAAAACCATGCAATTATTATTGGTATAAATAATTATA is part of the Coleofasciculus chthonoplastes PCC 7420 genome and harbors:
- a CDS encoding caspase family protein, coding for MLRNLYALLVGIDEYPKPGDCLKGCVNDIKAVKDYLEQRFASDNYQLCIQTLLNKDATREAIIKGFQKHLSQANSNDVVLFYYSGHGSQEENIPEEFLRFEPDKKNETLYCYDSGLPGHWHLADKELNKLIREVAVKDPHICVILDCCHSGSGTKDPSPDVVERSAPADQRSRPRETYLVGVDELAELCTSHRSKRSSTGWDFMGRHILMAACEDRDTAKEVEINGKKRGIFSYCLLESLEQPGKLTYRELWQKTTNAVSRELEKRSRTQFPQLEITPPDQDNLLFLDGAIAERVSYFTVRHDEKSGWVIDGGGVHGVQPPAGEETTVLALFEFDCNVRDFQDPDKSIGEAKVTEVLPQKSKLEISSDTNLSTESVYKAIVISLPLPAHGVYIEGDAAGVTLASEAIQLATMGNSPSVYIRQVTNRDDAQLWLQCRNQEYWIRLKDDDRSLVAPIQGFTPDNAKRAIERLEHIARWMTIRDLSSPPASRIQPDDIEMELLFEGENGSPKEKEIRRQYQYKQGDLKPPKCQLKLTNKSQKSLYCTVLDLTDRFAVAAPFFEAGYVRLEPGQTALVGNGKYIKFTVDRVLQEQGITETKDVFKLIVSTAEFDARLSTQHALDVPRVLTKCSFKQSTLNRLMDRVQSRTAGFEEEETYDDWYTTSVTITSVLPSK